CATTTAACAGGTGGACAGGGGCATCTTTGTTCTCCTAAAAAATATGCTGACGAGTATTTAAAAAAGGACGATAAAATTGCTTAATTACAGTTTTATGCAAAACGCTTTTTTTGTTTCAATATTTATTTCCATTTTATGCCCGTGCATTGGTATTTTTTTAGTTCTCCGCCGCTATTCGATGATAGGAGACACATTGTCTCATGCCTCGCTGGCAGGCATAACGATCGGATTGCTTTTTAATCAGAGCCCCGTGCTCGGCGCGTTTATCTTCACTTCGATCTGCGGTGTTTTGATTGAATTTCTAAGGATCTATTTCAAGAAATATACAGATTTAATTCTGACAATCGTGCTTTCTCTAAGCGTAGGAACAGCTATTACAATCATAAGTTCCGGGAGACTTCACGCAAATGCAGATTCATTTATGTTCGGCAGTATCCTTACTGTAACAAAATTAGACATGATAACGGTACTTATACTGAGTATCCTCTCAGTCCTGACATTAATTTTTCTATATGATCAGATGCTATATATCGCATATGACGAGGAAGCTGCCCGAATAGCCGGAGTAAAAGTCGGGTTTATAAATTATGTTTTTTCCATTCTTGTAGCTTCCGCGATATCTGTATCCATAAGAATAGTCGGAGTGCTTGTACTCAGTTCAATGATTGCCCTGCCGGTTGCCACCGCCTTACAGCTGGGGAAGGGATTTAAGCTTACATTGATATTTTCCGTTGTTTTCAGTGTAATAGATATTATGCTTGGGCTATTTATTTCATATTATATCAATGTTGCTCCCGGCGGATTCACTGCTCTTGTTTCTGTTGCCATCCTTGTTTTGGTTATAATAGCAAAGAAAATATATACTTTAATATATCATAGAGGCTGATATGATATTTATGTTGCTGCATGAAAGGGTGCGGGCATCAAGCTGGACTCAAATTTATGAAAAGAGTATAATGTTCCTCTGGTCGGGTCTTAAAAGTTTAAAATAAACAACACTGATCGTTCTGACATTAGAATCGATCAGAAATGTCAGTCACAAATATCGATCGGAGGGGAAAAACATGGCGTGTTTGCTTGTACCTTTGGG
This is a stretch of genomic DNA from Synergistaceae bacterium. It encodes these proteins:
- a CDS encoding metal ABC transporter permease, with the protein product MQNAFFVSIFISILCPCIGIFLVLRRYSMIGDTLSHASLAGITIGLLFNQSPVLGAFIFTSICGVLIEFLRIYFKKYTDLILTIVLSLSVGTAITIISSGRLHANADSFMFGSILTVTKLDMITVLILSILSVLTLIFLYDQMLYIAYDEEAARIAGVKVGFINYVFSILVASAISVSIRIVGVLVLSSMIALPVATALQLGKGFKLTLIFSVVFSVIDIMLGLFISYYINVAPGGFTALVSVAILVLVIIAKKIYTLIYHRG